From one Aquicella siphonis genomic stretch:
- a CDS encoding YbgC/FadM family acyl-CoA thioesterase, translated as MKLSRNRADSWLLEAGWARAGQVAEQDNRVVMMNEHFYPLRVHFEDTDCTGVVYHANYLKFMERARSEWIDSLGIGADWRESAGVHFLVHSLRIQFMQPARLHDRIEVVSRILSVRAASIIFDQCLRLDSMPDKILCRAEIKIACVDKDMLPRAIPEAPILESIRRSLS; from the coding sequence ATGAAACTATCCCGAAACCGGGCGGATTCATGGCTGCTAGAAGCAGGTTGGGCGCGGGCAGGTCAGGTGGCAGAGCAGGACAACAGGGTGGTGATGATGAACGAACATTTTTATCCATTACGGGTTCACTTTGAAGATACGGACTGTACCGGTGTGGTGTATCATGCGAATTACCTTAAATTCATGGAGCGCGCCCGTTCCGAATGGATAGATTCCCTGGGCATAGGCGCTGACTGGCGTGAATCCGCAGGCGTTCATTTTTTGGTCCACTCTCTGCGTATCCAGTTCATGCAGCCTGCGAGGCTGCATGACCGCATTGAAGTGGTGAGCAGGATTCTTTCGGTGCGGGCTGCCAGTATTATTTTCGATCAGTGTTTGCGCTTGGACAGTATGCCCGATAAAATATTATGCAGGGCGGAAATTAAGATTGCCTGTGTTGATAAAGATATGCTGCCGAGGGCCATACCGGAAGCACCCATTTTAGAGTCGATTCGGAGATCATTATCGTGA
- the tolQ gene encoding protein TolQ, giving the protein MNYDASLLGYFIHASLVVKIVMLILVGASIFSWTYILQRGFYLKDIDKAAGKFEQAFWSGEDLSKLYSAGSRGRGSLEGLEAIFYAGFKEFQRFRKQAGATMELVMENTRRAMRVAQMREQDKLEAHLPFLAIVGSTSPYVGLFGTVWGIMQAFRALANVQQATISMVAPGIAEALIATALGLFAAIPAVIAYNRFITDIGRLMNRFDAFEEEFTNILIRQSQHNTAKLEAVE; this is encoded by the coding sequence GTGAATTATGATGCCAGTTTGTTAGGTTACTTTATACATGCCAGTTTGGTGGTCAAGATTGTCATGCTGATCCTGGTTGGTGCCTCGATTTTTTCCTGGACCTATATTTTGCAGCGTGGATTTTATCTGAAAGACATCGACAAGGCGGCGGGCAAATTCGAGCAGGCATTCTGGTCGGGGGAAGATTTGTCCAAGCTGTACTCTGCGGGCAGCAGAGGGCGTGGATCCCTGGAAGGATTAGAAGCGATTTTTTACGCCGGTTTCAAGGAGTTTCAACGTTTTCGCAAACAGGCTGGCGCCACCATGGAATTGGTGATGGAAAATACCAGACGCGCCATGCGTGTCGCGCAAATGCGTGAACAGGACAAACTGGAAGCCCATTTGCCGTTTCTCGCCATTGTGGGTTCGACCAGTCCTTACGTTGGTCTGTTTGGAACGGTCTGGGGTATCATGCAGGCATTTCGCGCTCTCGCCAATGTGCAGCAGGCGACTATTTCCATGGTCGCGCCCGGCATTGCCGAAGCCTTGATCGCAACAGCACTGGGATTGTTCGCGGCCATTCCGGCGGTGATTGCTTACAACCGTTTTATCACTGACATCGGCAGGTTGATGAACCGGTTTGACGCGTTTGAAGAAGAATTTACCAACATTCTTATCCGGCAGTCGCAGCATAATACTGCCAAACTCGAAGCAGTGGAGTAA
- the tolR gene encoding protein TolR: protein MAHMHQLGSRRPMSDINVVPFIDVMLVLLVIFMITTPLLTQGVKVELPKTAAKAMPEQQKEPLIVTVDSSGNYYLNLSDKPNQPITARTLSHLVTTQLSAQQGAEQRPVLVRGDKSVNYGKVVEAMVLLQQAGAKSVGLITQPASAEKTVS, encoded by the coding sequence ATGGCGCACATGCACCAACTCGGATCACGGCGCCCCATGTCTGATATCAATGTCGTGCCTTTCATTGACGTCATGCTGGTGCTTCTGGTGATATTCATGATTACCACGCCCTTGCTGACACAGGGTGTGAAAGTGGAATTGCCAAAAACAGCAGCGAAGGCCATGCCTGAGCAGCAAAAAGAACCCCTGATTGTAACGGTGGATTCCTCGGGTAATTATTATCTGAATCTCTCTGACAAGCCTAACCAGCCCATTACTGCGCGCACGCTCAGTCATCTTGTGACGACCCAGTTGTCTGCACAGCAGGGAGCGGAACAGCGGCCGGTTCTGGTGCGCGGCGACAAGAGTGTGAATTACGGCAAGGTTGTGGAAGCCATGGTGCTGCTGCAGCAGGCCGGCGCCAAAAGTGTCGGATTAATCACACAGCCAGCCTCTGCGGAAAAAACAGTGAGTTGA
- the tolA gene encoding cell envelope integrity protein TolA, producing the protein MAAPQESNKYFVFSTVFHIVILGVLVLSFERAATLPVFENTNKQDVISAVVLGDTDKSRILPRQLASRPVRQPVREKPDPAPKPQPVRQQVPAQVEKEVIALKKPEDKKKLKQQKALEALKKPDIFGKDLLADIKKQTDKQKLKEKKLQSQFQKTLREQAEQTLRQQIMNEDIRLKSAEMHLSQGEVNKYKALILQAISEHWIIPTQANKSLYCELMIRVAPGGAVLDVQVTKSSGDPSLDSSALAAVLKASPLPVPSESSAFEAFRQFVLKVKPENVLDGGLGVG; encoded by the coding sequence ATGGCGGCACCTCAAGAATCTAACAAATACTTTGTTTTCTCGACGGTTTTTCATATCGTTATTCTGGGTGTGCTGGTATTGAGCTTTGAGCGCGCCGCCACCTTGCCGGTTTTTGAAAATACGAACAAACAAGATGTGATCAGCGCGGTGGTTCTGGGAGACACGGATAAAAGCAGGATACTGCCCAGACAACTAGCTTCCCGACCCGTGCGCCAGCCGGTCAGGGAAAAACCTGATCCGGCGCCCAAGCCGCAGCCGGTCAGACAGCAAGTTCCTGCACAGGTAGAGAAAGAAGTCATCGCGCTGAAAAAGCCTGAAGACAAGAAAAAGCTGAAGCAGCAAAAAGCGCTGGAAGCATTAAAAAAACCCGATATTTTCGGCAAGGATTTACTGGCGGATATTAAGAAGCAGACGGACAAGCAGAAACTGAAAGAAAAAAAATTGCAGTCACAGTTTCAGAAAACCCTGCGCGAACAGGCGGAGCAAACCCTGCGGCAGCAAATCATGAATGAAGATATACGTCTGAAAAGCGCTGAAATGCATTTGTCGCAAGGTGAGGTCAACAAGTACAAGGCATTGATACTGCAAGCCATTAGTGAACACTGGATTATTCCCACGCAAGCCAACAAAAGTCTGTATTGTGAACTGATGATACGTGTCGCGCCCGGCGGCGCGGTACTGGATGTGCAAGTGACAAAATCCAGCGGCGATCCTTCACTTGATAGTTCGGCGCTCGCGGCGGTATTAAAAGCCTCGCCCTTGCCTGTTCCGTCCGAATCCTCCGCGTTTGAAGCCTTCAGACAGTTTGTTCTCAAGGTGAAGCCTGAAAATGTCCTGGATGGCGGGTTGGGCGTCGGTTAA
- a CDS encoding putative bifunctional diguanylate cyclase/phosphodiesterase encodes MENGFQGLRKQSVHRETAVLILLFLILVIAFAALVYACFKIKSLARQAESRAVAAETELAGLRQTGSALTQQLTELQTRLHHAIEDPVTHLPGRELFADRMRQNLNECDRYQFNLAVLYIDINDFNVINNALGDETGDAVLLEVSRRLRSCIRQVDTLSRLDKDIFVALLTQLSKPETAAMIARRMLQTLDQPIRAGEHSIYVTASVGIAIYPADAQDASSLLRNANQALTMAKKKGHQVYQFYQEQQPVNSQRDFVLSTHLMNESMLQELEIYYQPIMNVHSHSVFCMETLVRWHHPLLGLIESQEIFIHAEKQGKLNVISEWVLQKACKQFLHWRSLGFEPALLGLSLSFTQLKHPHFIYRVSQIIRELDFKPEWLLLQIKESAGQIGADALDKAFNMLDYLRIKVAIDDFGAEPLSLYCLKHFPANYLKLHPSMIEDIQQNSRARKLVKALAVLGDSLSSPLIIQGVSDEQQLSILSGLGCYLMQGRHLGEPCSEADVMEAQSLR; translated from the coding sequence ATGGAAAATGGGTTCCAAGGCCTGCGGAAACAATCTGTGCACAGGGAGACGGCCGTCTTGATACTCTTGTTTTTAATCCTGGTCATCGCTTTTGCGGCGCTGGTTTATGCCTGTTTCAAAATCAAAAGCCTGGCACGGCAGGCTGAAAGCCGTGCTGTGGCCGCGGAAACAGAACTGGCTGGTCTGCGCCAGACCGGGTCTGCGCTGACGCAGCAGCTGACTGAATTGCAAACCCGGCTGCATCATGCGATTGAAGATCCTGTGACACATCTGCCCGGACGCGAATTATTTGCCGACCGTATGCGTCAGAACCTGAATGAATGCGACCGCTATCAATTTAACCTGGCGGTTTTATATATTGATATTAACGATTTTAATGTGATTAATAACGCGCTGGGTGATGAAACCGGCGATGCGGTTTTGCTGGAAGTGTCCCGAAGGCTGCGTTCCTGCATTAGGCAGGTCGATACACTCAGCCGTCTTGACAAGGATATTTTTGTCGCCCTGTTGACGCAGTTAAGCAAGCCGGAAACCGCCGCGATGATAGCCCGGCGCATGCTGCAAACACTGGATCAACCTATCCGGGCAGGCGAACATTCGATTTACGTCACCGCCAGTGTGGGGATAGCCATTTATCCTGCGGACGCACAGGATGCGTCTTCATTACTGCGCAACGCGAATCAGGCCTTGACCATGGCCAAGAAAAAAGGGCATCAGGTTTATCAGTTTTATCAAGAGCAGCAGCCTGTCAACAGCCAGCGGGATTTCGTGCTCTCCACCCATCTGATGAATGAGTCCATGCTTCAGGAACTTGAGATCTATTATCAACCGATCATGAATGTTCATAGCCATAGCGTTTTTTGCATGGAGACCTTGGTGCGCTGGCATCATCCGCTGCTGGGCCTGATTGAGTCGCAAGAGATTTTCATTCATGCTGAAAAACAGGGCAAATTGAATGTGATTTCCGAGTGGGTGCTGCAAAAAGCCTGCAAACAGTTTCTTCATTGGCGCTCGCTGGGGTTTGAACCGGCATTGTTAGGTTTGTCATTGTCCTTTACACAGTTAAAGCATCCGCATTTTATTTATCGAGTTTCACAAATTATCCGGGAACTCGATTTCAAGCCGGAATGGCTGTTGCTTCAGATCAAGGAGAGTGCTGGCCAAATCGGTGCGGATGCGCTGGACAAGGCGTTTAACATGCTGGATTATCTGCGCATCAAGGTGGCGATCGATGATTTTGGCGCCGAACCGCTATCCTTGTACTGTCTCAAGCACTTTCCTGCTAACTATCTCAAACTCCATCCCTCCATGATAGAGGATATACAGCAGAACAGCCGGGCCAGGAAACTGGTCAAGGCGCTGGCTGTGCTGGGAGATAGTCTTTCCTCGCCGTTGATCATTCAGGGGGTGAGTGACGAACAGCAGTTGTCGATTCTGAGCGGACTGGGTTGTTATCTGATGCAAGGCCGGCATCTGGGCGAGCCTTGTTCCGAAGCGGATGTCATGGAAGCACAGTCTCTTCGGTAA
- the tolB gene encoding Tol-Pal system beta propeller repeat protein TolB, translating into MRKILSLILFVVTITLPYTASAILSMELTRGVAGAIPVAVVPFAGAADAPQDVSGVVTNDLTNSGRFKVFGRNALSEFPSEADQVSVEYFRRLGTDNVVIGKVNALSGDRYNVRFQLLDMFRGKGAERVVLEKNYTVSGGELRKLSHHISDLIYERITGVRGVFSTKIAYVVIQRPVNAAPRYILEVSDQDGYNPRPLLNSPEPIMSPSWSPNGRQIAYVSFENRKAGIYLQDVMTGGRRLLSEFPGINGAPAWSPDGGRLALVLSKSGSPNIYVMDIGSGSLTQITRDYYINTEPAWAPDGKSLLYTSNRSGGPQIYQANLASGASSRVSFDGDYNARASFTRDGKYIAMIHKVSGIYNIGLLDLDTGTMRVLGSSAGDSASPSIAPNGSMILYDTVYGGRNVLAMVSTDGRIQLRLPARNGEAQDPAWSPFMG; encoded by the coding sequence ATGCGCAAAATTTTGAGCCTGATTTTATTTGTCGTGACCATCACTCTCCCTTATACCGCTTCCGCCATCTTGAGCATGGAGTTGACCCGGGGTGTCGCTGGTGCGATTCCCGTGGCCGTTGTGCCTTTCGCCGGCGCTGCTGATGCGCCCCAGGATGTGTCCGGGGTAGTGACCAATGATTTGACTAATAGCGGACGTTTTAAGGTGTTTGGCCGTAATGCACTCAGTGAATTTCCCAGTGAGGCTGACCAGGTGTCCGTGGAGTATTTTCGGCGGCTGGGCACGGACAATGTGGTGATTGGCAAGGTGAATGCGCTTTCCGGCGACCGCTATAATGTCAGGTTTCAGCTGCTGGACATGTTTCGCGGCAAGGGTGCTGAACGTGTTGTTCTGGAAAAAAACTATACTGTATCCGGCGGGGAACTGCGCAAGCTGTCTCATCACATCAGCGATTTGATTTACGAGCGCATTACCGGCGTACGCGGTGTTTTTTCGACCAAAATCGCTTATGTCGTGATTCAGCGGCCGGTTAACGCGGCACCGCGCTATATTCTGGAAGTTTCTGACCAGGATGGCTATAACCCCCGTCCGCTCCTGAATTCACCGGAACCCATCATGTCTCCCTCATGGTCGCCCAACGGACGCCAGATTGCCTATGTATCATTTGAAAACCGCAAGGCGGGAATCTATTTGCAGGATGTCATGACCGGCGGCCGGCGTCTGCTGAGCGAGTTCCCCGGCATTAATGGGGCGCCGGCCTGGTCGCCCGATGGCGGCAGGCTTGCCCTGGTATTATCCAAAAGCGGCTCGCCCAACATCTATGTCATGGACATAGGGTCTGGCAGCCTGACTCAGATCACGCGTGATTATTACATCAATACGGAGCCCGCGTGGGCGCCGGACGGAAAATCCCTGCTGTATACTTCAAATCGCAGCGGCGGACCACAAATTTACCAGGCCAATCTGGCTTCCGGCGCGTCATCGCGTGTTTCATTCGATGGTGATTATAACGCGCGTGCTTCGTTTACCCGGGATGGAAAATATATTGCCATGATTCACAAGGTATCCGGTATTTATAATATCGGCCTTCTGGATCTGGACACCGGCACCATGCGGGTGCTGGGCAGCTCGGCGGGAGACAGTGCCTCGCCCAGCATTGCTCCCAACGGCAGCATGATTCTTTATGATACCGTTTATGGCGGCCGCAATGTGCTGGCGATGGTTTCAACCGACGGCCGTATCCAGCTGCGGCTGCCCGCGCGGAATGGGGAAGCCCAGGATCCGGCGTGGTCGCCGTTTATGGGTTAA
- a CDS encoding OmpA family protein, with translation MEIKKWMQMVLVGCSVLTLAACSSHKKPDQSAIDAANAAYSNGGAHASGLGHESGFGDRANGGERLLSNRVYYFDYDSNIVHDDDKPAILANANYLLSHPGSKVMLEGHTDPRGSREYNIGLGERRANAVAGILTAKGVSPAQIRVVSYGAEKLASPGHTEADYRQDRRVVLVYLK, from the coding sequence ATGGAAATAAAAAAATGGATGCAAATGGTTTTGGTTGGCTGCAGTGTGTTAACACTGGCGGCTTGTTCCTCTCATAAAAAGCCTGATCAATCCGCGATTGATGCTGCCAATGCCGCTTACAGCAATGGCGGGGCGCATGCGTCCGGCCTGGGTCATGAATCCGGCTTTGGCGACAGGGCAAACGGGGGCGAACGCCTCTTGTCCAATCGCGTCTATTATTTTGATTATGACAGCAATATTGTCCACGATGATGACAAGCCGGCTATTCTCGCGAATGCCAACTACCTGCTCAGCCATCCGGGCAGCAAGGTGATGCTGGAAGGTCACACTGACCCCCGCGGCAGCCGTGAATACAATATCGGTCTGGGCGAGCGCCGCGCAAATGCGGTTGCCGGCATACTCACCGCCAAAGGTGTCAGCCCCGCGCAAATCCGGGTTGTCAGCTATGGCGCGGAAAAGCTTGCTTCTCCCGGTCACACGGAAGCGGATTACCGCCAAGACCGCCGTGTCGTTCTTGTCTATCTGAAGTAG
- the ybgF gene encoding tol-pal system protein YbgF translates to MLTSTRIIKIMGMALCLSFAVPVFAESAPVYDADTIQQEMPDEGVPDQYLPPPPPPGQESAGTFVPMGPAQQPASSLSMEQRVQRIEQQVNNMQTSDAASRIESLQNQVQTLRGLVEQLTHELEVMQNQQKAMYSDLDKRIAQGDTGAVKPESRPAAATAEAPSVPGPDATLPSAIGKTSVKSASSKQSAKSSAPVAASTSVGLEKSAGDQPNVAEEQQIYQTAYNLIKAKKYNEAVSALQGMLKKYPSGQFASNAHYWLGELFGLMGKNDQALSEFNTVVQTYPDSPRVSDAQLKVGMILASQFKWPDAKTALKKVVNRYPGSASARLAAEQLKQIKQAGH, encoded by the coding sequence ATGCTGACTTCTACACGGATAATCAAAATCATGGGCATGGCATTATGTCTAAGCTTTGCTGTGCCCGTATTCGCGGAATCTGCGCCAGTCTATGATGCCGATACCATTCAGCAGGAAATGCCGGATGAAGGCGTACCGGATCAATATCTTCCGCCGCCTCCACCGCCGGGCCAGGAAAGCGCGGGCACTTTTGTGCCTATGGGACCTGCGCAACAGCCTGCGTCATCGCTTAGCATGGAACAGCGGGTGCAGCGGATTGAGCAGCAAGTCAACAATATGCAGACCAGCGATGCCGCTTCGCGTATCGAGTCGTTGCAGAACCAGGTGCAGACCTTGCGCGGACTGGTTGAGCAGTTGACGCATGAACTTGAAGTGATGCAAAACCAGCAGAAAGCCATGTATTCGGATTTGGACAAGCGGATTGCGCAGGGTGATACGGGAGCTGTGAAACCCGAATCACGCCCTGCCGCGGCTACGGCTGAGGCGCCATCCGTTCCTGGCCCGGACGCAACTCTTCCATCTGCAATAGGCAAGACCAGCGTGAAGTCCGCGTCATCCAAACAAAGCGCCAAGTCTTCCGCCCCAGTGGCAGCCAGTACGTCAGTCGGGCTTGAAAAATCAGCAGGAGACCAGCCCAATGTTGCCGAAGAACAACAGATTTACCAGACAGCATACAATCTGATCAAGGCAAAAAAATATAATGAAGCGGTAAGCGCTCTGCAGGGTATGTTGAAAAAATATCCATCCGGGCAGTTTGCCTCAAATGCGCATTATTGGCTGGGAGAATTGTTTGGGCTGATGGGTAAAAATGACCAGGCATTGAGTGAATTCAATACCGTAGTCCAGACTTATCCGGATAGTCCGCGTGTGTCTGACGCACAGTTGAAAGTAGGAATGATACTGGCTTCCCAATTCAAGTGGCCTGATGCCAAGACCGCGTTGAAAAAAGTGGTTAACCGTTATCCCGGATCCGCATCTGCAAGACTGGCTGCGGAACAGCTCAAGCAGATCAAACAAGCGGGCCATTAG
- the queE gene encoding 7-carboxy-7-deazaguanine synthase QueE: protein MDRLRISEIFYSLQGETRTVGLPTVFVRLTGCPLRCQYCDTAYAFQGGQWMEKEAVLAEVRKYTVRYVTVTGGEPLAQKSCLSLLTRLCDEGYEVSLETSGALSVAQVDPRVIKVVDVKTPGSSESEKNDWANFAHLLPHDQIKFVICDQADYEWAKQIMDQYRLASRCHVLFSPSYHQLKAGELADWILHDQLPVRLQIQLHKYLWGDVAGK from the coding sequence GTGGACAGGCTGCGCATCTCTGAAATCTTTTATTCTTTGCAGGGTGAAACAAGGACAGTCGGACTCCCGACTGTCTTTGTGCGTTTAACAGGATGTCCGCTGCGATGCCAGTATTGTGATACCGCCTATGCTTTTCAGGGCGGTCAATGGATGGAGAAAGAAGCGGTATTGGCGGAAGTAAGAAAATATACCGTCCGTTATGTCACTGTCACAGGCGGTGAGCCGCTGGCGCAGAAATCATGTTTGTCACTTTTAACCCGCTTGTGTGATGAGGGATATGAAGTCTCGCTTGAAACCAGCGGCGCGTTATCGGTTGCTCAAGTGGATCCGCGCGTCATCAAGGTGGTAGACGTCAAGACACCGGGTTCGTCAGAGAGTGAAAAAAATGACTGGGCTAATTTCGCTCACCTGCTTCCTCATGATCAGATCAAATTTGTTATCTGTGATCAGGCGGATTATGAATGGGCCAAACAAATCATGGATCAATACCGGCTTGCGTCCCGGTGTCATGTATTATTCTCTCCCAGTTATCATCAACTGAAAGCCGGGGAACTGGCAGACTGGATCCTGCATGATCAATTACCGGTACGACTGCAAATCCAGCTGCATAAATATCTGTGGGGTGATGTTGCCGGAAAATAA
- a CDS encoding SDR family NAD(P)-dependent oxidoreductase has product MKFLLPGIQDRVAIVTGHKAGIGLAVYQLLQQLGARVYGFDLPEVDLADTSGIVSHVDAVAQKEGGNIDILVNNAGVTVMGNILETRVEDVDQVFSVNFKAPLFLMQAVLPYMLKKKRGAIVNNASDQAFVGKRVSAVYGASKAAVAQLTKSAALDWGPHGIRVNCVAPGSTDTPMLRRVINELHERYPEQFSANKESVYQSSVPLNRFAAPVEIAWAIVFLASDAASFVTGTVMSVDGGFVAQ; this is encoded by the coding sequence TTGAAATTTTTATTGCCAGGCATCCAGGACAGGGTTGCTATTGTGACAGGACACAAAGCTGGAATCGGGTTAGCGGTTTACCAATTATTGCAGCAATTGGGCGCGCGTGTTTACGGGTTTGACTTGCCTGAAGTGGATCTCGCGGATACGTCCGGGATTGTTTCTCATGTCGATGCGGTCGCGCAAAAAGAAGGCGGTAACATCGATATCCTGGTGAATAACGCGGGTGTCACCGTCATGGGTAATATTCTTGAAACCCGTGTTGAAGACGTGGACCAGGTATTTTCTGTTAACTTCAAGGCGCCCTTATTCCTGATGCAGGCTGTTCTTCCCTACATGCTGAAGAAAAAAAGGGGCGCGATTGTGAATAATGCCAGTGATCAGGCCTTCGTCGGCAAACGGGTCAGCGCCGTCTACGGGGCGAGCAAGGCAGCAGTCGCGCAATTAACAAAGAGCGCCGCCCTGGATTGGGGGCCGCATGGCATACGCGTGAATTGTGTGGCGCCGGGCAGCACGGACACGCCCATGCTGCGGCGTGTCATCAATGAATTGCATGAGCGATATCCCGAGCAATTTTCCGCGAACAAGGAATCCGTTTACCAAAGCAGTGTGCCATTGAATCGTTTCGCTGCCCCGGTGGAAATCGCCTGGGCCATTGTATTTCTGGCGTCGGATGCCGCTTCTTTTGTGACGGGTACGGTAATGTCTGTTGATGGAGGTTTTGTAGCACAATGA
- a CDS encoding SDR family NAD(P)-dependent oxidoreductase: MMIHDKLDNRVVFVTGGSRGIGKAIVEKFQSHDWRAATCSTTEEGVRGSGADWGMVCDVSDPAQVRAVINALISRFGRLDAVINNAGLAGSESLGPDEDIENWHRVISVNLNGTYYVCQSALAHLPDMTGRIVNIASVLGLKGVPQAGAYCAAKHGVVGLTRALSHDLAPRHITVNAICPGWVRTDMAVNRMRDIGLKESSLAQSVPLGRFIEPHEVADLAYFLIASEAGAGMTGQALVLDGGVLA, encoded by the coding sequence ATGATGATACACGACAAGCTGGATAACCGGGTCGTCTTTGTGACTGGCGGCTCTCGCGGCATTGGCAAGGCGATAGTAGAAAAATTTCAATCCCATGACTGGCGGGCGGCAACCTGTTCAACCACAGAGGAAGGCGTACGGGGAAGCGGGGCGGATTGGGGCATGGTGTGTGATGTGTCTGATCCGGCGCAGGTGCGCGCGGTGATTAACGCACTCATTTCCCGGTTTGGCCGCCTGGATGCAGTCATTAATAATGCCGGTCTGGCGGGGTCTGAAAGTTTGGGACCTGACGAAGACATTGAGAACTGGCACCGTGTCATCAGTGTAAATCTCAATGGAACTTATTATGTCTGTCAGTCTGCCCTGGCGCATTTGCCGGATATGACAGGCCGCATCGTCAATATCGCTTCTGTCTTGGGCCTTAAAGGCGTTCCGCAAGCCGGGGCTTATTGTGCCGCCAAACACGGGGTGGTGGGATTGACCCGGGCGCTTTCGCATGATCTTGCTCCGCGGCACATTACGGTCAATGCGATTTGCCCGGGATGGGTACGCACGGACATGGCGGTAAACCGCATGCGTGACATAGGATTGAAAGAAAGCAGTCTTGCGCAGTCTGTTCCCTTGGGGCGATTCATTGAACCGCATGAAGTAGCGGACCTGGCTTATTTCCTGATTGCTTCCGAAGCGGGCGCAGGCATGACGGGGCAGGCGCTGGTTCTGGACGGCGGAGTGCTGGCATAA